One window from the genome of Amaranthus tricolor cultivar Red isolate AtriRed21 chromosome 9, ASM2621246v1, whole genome shotgun sequence encodes:
- the LOC130823319 gene encoding uncharacterized protein LOC130823319 has translation MRRKILRRGIMKTKPSSDLESLSTGGVFTAKGRTYRRDDDKAHLKCTYCGGTRHTRNECFKLVGYPEWWSDAKKKGKRKPARFLDQNWTGKAAVGWSTEAPTSMEEGEAMNVSGTKIREGNEEEGTRRREGDSLTNGAFTVGLRGEGEAEGETPKPFKWERPLKWERGSRVSRASFLPSQNLSSSFNTSSYFEGGWIFDCGATDTMSYDPNDFLTLDLPTKDIIKTANGEGIKVSGAGTISFTKNLTLKIFLFVPDLSHKLLSVSQLTRDLGCTVLIKPGCCVVQDAQTGKVIGHGLKTEFKCESCILAKSHKHSYFTSLNKADMPFMLIHSDVWGPAPVTGLHGYSYFVTFIDDCTRMSWIYFLKQKSKGLIHQTSFPNTPQQNGVAKRKNRTLLEMTRALMLDSHAPTYLWPEAIATANYLTNRLPTKSLQYQTPQATLQTHFSVSSSHTLHPRIFGCIVFVHCPARVRNKLEPRVVKCVLIKYGRNQKGYRCYDPLTRKVYTTMDWEKHSDNLRWLVSPRLSNLDPKDQVDNATELPHQDVLSTPLPLPILFDHQVSHTNLDNTAPDATNNDNVIVDDLNEEGVTDTVETGNHDSQGADGESYMLPPRSTRGVPPRRYDPVYEAKRSRYPIKKPDTGNLSQSALAFKAALDATKSPTTGEEPLTSAH, from the exons ATGAGGAGAAAAATACTGAGACGGGGAATCATGAAGACGAAGCCCTCATCAGATCTGGAATCACTGAGCACCGGTGGGGTTTTCACGGCCAAAGGAAGAACTTACCGAAGGGATGATGATAAAGCTCACCTCAAATGCACCTACTGCGGCGGTACAAGACATACGAGAAATGAGTGTTTTAAACTCGTAGGTTACCCGGAATGGTGGTCGGATGCTAAGAAAAAGGGGAAAAGAAAACCGGCACGttttttagatcaaaattggaccGGAAAAGCAGCGGTAGGATGGAGTACAGAAGCACCCACATCCATGGAGGAAGGAGAAGCCATGAACGTATCAGGTACCAAAATCAGAGAAGGCAACGAAGAAGAAGGTACCAGAAGGAGAGAAGGAGACTCCCTCACAAACGGCGCCTTCACAGTAGGGTTAAGGGGAGAGGGTGAGGCAGAGGGAGAGACCCCTAAACCCTTTAAATGGGAAAGGCCCCTAAAATGGGAAAGGGGGTCACGTGTGTCACGTGCCTCCTTTCTCCCGTCCCAAAATCTTTCGTCCTCCTTTAATACTTCATCTTACTTTGAAGGGGGTTGGATATTTGATTGTGGTGCCACCGATACTATGTCATATGACCCGAACGATTTTTTGACTCTTGACCTACCTACgaaagacatcattaaaacGGCTAATGGGGAAGGGATTAAAGTGAGCGGAGCTGGAACTATTTCTTTCACTAAAAATctcactttaaaaatatttttattcgtCCCTGACTTGtcacataaattattgtcaGTTAGCCAACTTACTAGAGATCTTGGTTGTACTGTTCTCATAAAACCCGGATgttgtgttgtgcaggatgctcagacagggAAGGTTATTGGGCATG GGTTAAAAACTGAATTTAAGTGTGAAAGTTGTATTCTTGCAAAGAGTCACAAACACTCATATTTTACTAGTTTGAATAAAGCCGATATGCCTTTTATGCTGattcattctgatgtgtggggtCCCGCTCCCGTCACAGGATTACATGGTTATTCATActttgttacatttattgatgattgtacccGAATGAGTTGGATTTATTTCCTTAAACAGAAATCAAAA GGCCTTATACACCAGACCTCGTTTCCTAatacaccccaacaaaatggagtggcaAAACGAAAAAATCGCACACTCCTTGAGATGACCCGTGCTCTTATGCTTGATTCCCATGCTCCCACTTATCTTTGGCCTGAAGCCATCGCCACTGCCAACTACCTTACCAATAGACTTCCCACAAAGAGCCTTCAATACCAAACACCCCAAGCCACCCTCCAAACCCATTTTTCTGTATCTTCCTCACATACTCTACATCCTCGTATATTTGGGTGCATAGTCTTTGTTCATTGTCCAGCTAGGGTACGAAATAAACTTGAACCAAGAGTGGTCAAATGTGTTCTTATTAAGTATGGTAGGAATCAAAAGGGTTATCGATGTTATGATCCCTTAACTAGAAAGGTCTATACCACCATGGACT GGGAGAAGCATAGTGACAATCTCAGATGGTTAGTCAGTCCGCGTTTGTCCAACCTAGACCCAAAAGATCAAGTAGACAATGCTACAGAGTTACCTCACCAAGACGTTTTGTCCACTCCTTTGCCACTACCAATCCTGTTTGATCATCAGGTGAGTCATACAAATCTTGATAATACTGCCCCAGATGCAACTAACAATGATAAtgtgattgttgatgatttgaatgagGAAGGTGTCACAGATACAGTAGAAACAGGGAATCATGACAGTCAAGGTGCTGATGGTGAATCATATATGTTACCTCCTCGTTCCACGCGAGGAGTTCCTCCAAGGAGATATGATCCTGTGTACGAAGCAAAACGTTCGAGATATCCCATTAAAAAGCCTGACACAGGAAATTTGTCACAGAGTGCCTTAGCATTTAAGGCAGCCCTAGATGCAACCAAAAGCCCAACCACAGGCGAAGAACCCCTAACTTCTGCCCACTAG